The Saccharomyces mikatae IFO 1815 strain IFO1815 genome assembly, chromosome: 15 DNA window TCCATGATTTGCTTAGCCGCTGCCTGATTGCTCTTAAACTTTTCATTGAGTAAATTCTCGATGTCGTTCCAGGGAACAGCCAGTTCCTGTATAGGAGCAGGAGCAGGAGAAGCGGCCGGGTTTTCAGCGTTGGCCTCTTTGGAAATAGTCGGAATAGGTTTAATCATCACCGTAATTATGGAATTGGCAGCTTCAATTTTCAAGTCCGACAAGAACAGATTATCGTGGAGAACTTTGCCCTTCAAAAGCAATTTAATCTCGCTTACATGGGAggctttttccttttcgaTCAAGTGCTGTTTAATTTGTAAGATGGTATCTGATGGGCTGAAATCATGCTCGATGGAGAATTTGGGAgcttgaattttctttaagGTCAAGTGGACTACAGTATCCGCTTGAACCTGCTGATCTTGTTgcaattttaattttttagCATGGTTCTGTTTGTATTTGTATTTTAAAGTAGGTAATGGAACTCCCAGATTAGTAACATCCTTCAAAGGTCTAATGTAGCTTTTTGGTAGTTTCGGTTCAGATACTGTAGCTAAGGTCAAGAATTTACTAATGAACTCGTGCTCTGGGCCGCGGACAGATGTGCTCATAATGAATATCCTATAgatgtttttttccaattcctttGTTAAATGGTTGGTTGGCCCTAGCCCCTTTCTTGATATGCGTCCTCTTGtacatattttcttttttctagttttttttttttcgtatTTTTGCTCGCGCTTGTCGCCAGTTTCGGCTTCTGACCCTAGTTTAAGCTACATCCACCTTATGAATAAGCAGAAAAATGATATATAACAACTAAGGGCGTAATAGAAACAAGATAAGAACTAATAAACACAATATAATAACAATTCGCTTCTTACTAGATGTGCACTAGCCATCAAAGGGAAGAAGATAGCGCAACTACGGGCGAAAGGGCGCTGTTTTTCAACTATCATGAGTTTTCGTATTCATTTTACGAAGACCTCGGTTCCAAAAACGCTAAACCCACAGAGCATGACGAAGACCACAAATTGTGTATTACACATTTCCCAAATGTTTATGCTGCACGGGGGTCGTCTGAATTTCAAGTAACCCGGGTGGTACGAGTGCCCCGGAGGTTCGATGAGTCTCGGAGCAGCCTTGACACGCCACAGTTTAGCACGCAGCTTCCCGGTGATGAGCCCGCAGCGATCGTGGGAGACGACGAAAGGTCAGGCTTTGTGGGTTTCGGGCGCTACGACACCGGGGGTCACGTGTTTGGCTGCTCTTCCGTGTCGCCTCTATCGGATCACCTTAGTGCGGCGGAGTTCGCAGAAATAGTTTGCAGGGTAAACGAATTCTTGCTGCGAGAAGAGGGTTGCGTGTATGGGTGGCGAAATATGTGCTGTCTTGTGCTGGATATTCTCACGGGCGGTCTGTGGAGCTGGGTTTTGGGGCCCCTTCTTTCTAGACCTGTGTTTCAGGAATCTCTCGTGCTAGAACAGTACGTGGCGCAGCTAAATTCGCCGGGCGGCCTTCTCTACGAGCGCGGTGTGCGCCTAGTCTTGCCCCGACGGTCCGGGTGCCTATCCCTAGATTTTGTCGTGCCCCGACCGGAATAGATAAAAACATGTGGTTTGTGGGTGCATCAGGGCTTTATCGTGTTTTATATCGATGGCAGTTTCTGCCTCCTGTGTATTTTTGTATATCCTATTAAGGTTTCTTACctaattttatttttatcacTCTCAGTTAATGCTGGTTTTATCTGTTTCTGTTGCTTTCTGTGCGGTTCTCCCTCTCTCTAGTTTCTTCGTGTTTCCCCCATCGCTGAtgcgtatatatatagtgTGAGTTTTTGCGTCGAAGATCATCTTATCTTACCTGAATGCATTCCTCTTTCTCCACCTATGGCTTCTTTATTTCATGTATCGTCTTACTCTTTCCAACATTTTGTTCTGTCATAAACTCAGAGttcaaattaaaaacatcCAATCAAAACCACATccataataaataataatgtctgaaattcaaaacaaaGCTGAAACTGCCGCCCAAGATGCCCAACAAAAGTTGGAAGAAACCAAAGAAACATTACAA harbors:
- the SHR5 gene encoding Shr5p (similar to Saccharomyces cerevisiae SHR5 (YOL110W); ancestral locus Anc_3.66) — protein: MCTSHQREEDSATTGERALFFNYHEFSYSFYEDLGSKNAKPTEHDEDHKLCITHFPNVYAARGSSEFQVTRVVRVPRRFDESRSSLDTPQFSTQLPGDEPAAIVGDDERSGFVGFGRYDTGGHVFGCSSVSPLSDHLSAAEFAEIVCRVNEFLLREEGCVYGWRNMCCLVLDILTGGLWSWVLGPLLSRPVFQESLVLEQYVAQLNSPGGLLYERGVRLVLPRRSGCLSLDFVVPRPE
- the MDY2 gene encoding Mdy2p (similar to Saccharomyces cerevisiae MDY2 (YOL111C); ancestral locus Anc_3.65), giving the protein MSTSVRGPEHEFISKFLTLATVSEPKLPKSYIRPLKDVTNLGVPLPTLKYKYKQNHAKKLKLQQDQQVQADTVVHLTLKKIQAPKFSIEHDFSPSDTILQIKQHLIEKEKASHVSEIKLLLKGKVLHDNLFLSDLKIEAANSIITVMIKPIPTISKEANAENPAASPAPAPIQELAVPWNDIENLLNEKFKSNQAAAKQIMDRLQKGWSLTKLD